AGCAAAAGGAACTATCCCTATCGGATAGTCCAGAGAAAAAAAGCCAAATACAACAGGAATTAAAAAAGCTCCAACTGCGTAAAGAGATTGAAGCTATTAAAAGGCGTATAGAGCAGATTAACTAGAAGGGTAAAGGATGGAAGATACTCTATCTTTCATCTCACCTTGTAGTTTTGCTAAAATCTTTGTTTTGTAGGATTCTCGAATTTGATTGTGTTCTACAAAGGCTTCATTGTTATAGCTCCATTGATTTTCATCCCAAAATCGTTTAATTCTGCCATCTTCGTAAAATGTAAAATCATTATCCTTCATTCCGTCACCGATATGAACGGTGCAAATTATATTATCATTTTCCATAACTATTGTCTTCCAATTAATGGGTTAATTTTATTTCTAAGATATGATTCGACTTTTGGTAAAATCATATTGTAATTGACTACTTCAATTTTAACGGTACTAAGTCTAAACTCTGCATCCAACAAATTTTCTCTAGAATGTAGCTTCATTGCGAATGTAGGTTTATGCAACTCTTTATAAAGGTGATTATGAACCCTTCCACCTATTTGTTTTGATTTACCTATGTAAATAGGCATCCATTCCAACAACTCATTATGTGCCTTGATTCTTTTCTTAGTAAAATTTGGTGTAAACTTTCTTTTATAACGTTCGGCTTCCCATCCTTCCTTAAAAGAGGTTAACCAATGGTTGTAATCAAGATTTTCAAAATCTGTTTTTACTTCAAAAAGATAAACTCCCGAATAAACAATATCATTCCAAGGAATATCGTCTTTGGCTGTTCTAGGGGTAAATTCGCAAATAGGCTTGAATACTAAAGATTCTGCTATTGTTGTTATTTGCTTTGCGTGAGCTTTTAAACTATTGTCAACATCATTTAGTGTAATCATACAGCTAAAATAGCTTTAACTTTCTGAACTGTACCTAAAGAGCATTCGGCAATTTTAGCCGTGTCTCTAAGAGAATTGCCCTTTTTTAATGATTTAATTACATTTGGATATTTAGATAAAAATTCTTCTTTAGCTTCAACAGAACCACGAACACGACCTTTGTAAGTGCCTTTTGCCTTTGCAATAGCAATACCTTCACGCTGACGTTCAAGTAAAGTCTCACGTTCCATTTGCGCTACATTACCCATAACACTTATTATGAGATTGAAGGTGCTATTAGGTTTTCCATCAACAAGGCTCGTAATGCCGAGATTGTCAACCATTAGATTAACGCCATTGTCTGTAAAGAATTGAACTGTTTGGAGTATGTCGATGAGGTTTCTACCAAGTCGGTCAATACTAGAAACAGACACGTAAGTAATTTTTCCAGATTTGATATCTTCCGTTAGTTCCTGACCTTTTGGTCTTGTAGTAAAAAGTACTGACCCACTAATTACATCGTTGTAAATGATTTCACCTTTAGCTTGTTTGGCTAATTGACGTTCGATGTTCTGATTTGCTGTACTTATTCTGTTGTATCGTGCCTTCATATCTGAAATATTATAAATCAAAGATACCAGGTTTATTTTGATGTATCAAATTTAGGGTGGTTTTATTTAGTACATTAAAATATATTATAATTACTAATTTGGGTGTTTAAAACTGTACTACGTTTAAATTGTAATCTAAATTTAATACATTATTTTGAGGTCATGACAATTGAAAAATACCAACAACATATTGCTAACCTTATTCAAAACACACCTGTGGTATCAGGAGATGTTTTTGACCCTGAGTTTACACCAGATATAGACGACTATTTAAATACGTTTGAATTTTATCAAGAAGCTTTGAGACAACATGCGGATTTCGGTATTGAACCTGCCTACTTGTTTTTTAGAAACGATTTCAGTTTAAATGCAGGAGCTACGAAAACAGATGATAACATATTTTTAGTTTCCATTAATATGGGAACAATTAACTGGCTTATTACAAGATTAAAGAACAATACGGATTTAGTTACAAGTACAGATGTTAACTTATTTAATATTTTAACTCCGTATCTTGACATACCAATTAATCGCCTACTATACCAATCTTGCTGTCATTATACATTTTATCATGAGATGGCCCATCTTGTTCAAGACTCTGATTTATTACAAGAAACTCTAAGCGAGAATCCAGAAGGAGTTGAGGATTTTAATATAGACCGTCATTTATTAGAGATAGATGCAGACACTTTCAGCGCATTATGTTTAGGAACTCACATAATACAATATTGCGAAAGGATTTTCGGTCAAAACTACAATCGAGAAAATTTGGAAGCTCTAGTCGTAATGTTTTCAATAGGTATTTTTCTATATCTCCTTTCATTTTCGGGAAATTCAGAGCAATTTTATTTGCGTGAATCAACACACCCACATCCTGCAATAAGAATCACTAACTTTTTAATGGTTCTTACACATTATTGCAATAATTCTTTAGAAGCAAGAGATAAAGGCTTCACAATCAATCAAGGTAATATGTTTATTTATGCGATGGAAATTGCAGAGGAGCTTCAAGATTTCTTTTTTGAAAATCAAACTGTATCAACGTTCAGACAGACTATGATTGATAATAGAATAGAAGCAGTAGCATATTTAGGAGATTTAGTTGAAACAAATAATGTTTCAATAGACACCGCAACGCACAAATGGAATCTAAGACATCAAAACCAAAACAATTAGTTTCTAATAGGCTTGACATTTAAGTCAATTAGGGTAAAATTTTATTAAGTTTAAACAAACAGAGAAGATTTTGGTAAAGTGGTTTGTATCCCATGCAACATGATTCATTATCAATCATTTGAAGTATTCTGAGAAAGAGTTAATTTAGACACCTAATTTTAAAAAAAATGGCACATTGTAGAGATTGCAGACATCCAGATATATTCGGAAGCGATGGTAGATGTGAAGCATGTTGGGGTAGCGGAGAAGATGGTATTAAATCTTTAGTGGATGGAGCAATAAGTGCAGTTACAGGTCTTGACCATGAAAAAGCAGATTGCGAGGTTTGTTCTGGTACTGGGCAATGTCAAACTTGTGGAGGAACAGGTTACGTTAAGGACATGCCTGATGAAGATGATATTGAGGTTGATTCCAACATCGCAACGAATTATGATTCGTACAGTTCGGATGACTATGATTACAGCGATTATGACTATGGCTCAACAACCAGTAGTAGCACTTATTCCTCTCCAAGAAGAAAAACAAGTAGCTCACAAAGTGGATATATAATTCCGATTATTATATTGTGTGTTTTATGCTATGGTGGATGGTATCTATACGACAATGTATCACAAAAAAATGAAAGGAAAAGACACTATCAAGAGCTTCAACAAGGGCAGAATAATATAAATCGGCAGGTCTATGTTAATAAAAACAATATCAATATTTATTCTGGAACACGTACACCGAATAGTTTATTAAATACTCAGGTCATTGATAAACTGAACTACAAAAATCAAGTTACAGCAAAGTATTCAATCCTTGGAACGAATTGGGTTTATGTTGATTATATTAAAGGCGGTCAAAGAAATGTCGGTTATGTAAGGCAGAGTGATATCGCTTACGATAAGCACTTTGATAGAACTTATAACGGAAACATTTATTTCAGATTCTCTTACGGAAAGTATCATACTTTAGATTCACAAACGAAGCAAAGTCTGGATGCTACATTCAAAAAAATATCAAAGTATAATGACCCAATCATCGTAGAAATAGCGAATTATGAAAATACAGGTGCTACCATAAATTATCTCTATTCATCTATTCGACCTTTCGCAAAGAAGTATGATATCACAAATATCAAACATAGATTTTTACGACAGAATAAAAATCGTAAAGAGCGCACAAACTATTTCATTGTGAGAACAAATAAATGATTCATTAAGGATAAAAATTTAAAAAGAAGTCCTTTTCTATTTTTGTGCAAAATCGTTTTAGTCTAAAACCGAACGATATTCAACCTTTAAATGGTTATCAAGAATTAGGATTAAGGTTGATTTATCTAGAAATCTGTGAGTGAGTTGTCATTGATAACCTAAAAACAATATGCCTGAATAAATACCAAATGTTATGTTTAGTGTAAAAATCACACAAGCCCATCTTATTTTAATTCTGCTATCTTTAGAAAATAAATTAGACCTATGGACAAAACTTTAAAGTTTGATATTTTCAGATTTCATTTACTTCCCATCACAACTAAACAAACATCTCTTTTCGGTGAAAATATCACCTATGAAGAGTTGGTGCAGAAAAAGAATGAAGTGTTTAATAAATTTGTTGAGGATTTGCAAAATATAAATACTGGACTGCCTTTAGAGCTGTTCAGCTATGAGGATGATAGTTTTCTGTTTAGAATCGCAAACCCCAAAAAAACTATAATCTATAAAGACTTTAAAGAAATTGTAGAGAAAACAGAACCATACGTTTTTCTAGCCATCAATACGAATGATGATGTTCAAAAAATTGGTATTAGCCATAATCCAGAAGCATTCAGTACCACGACTGTAACTAAAAATGCAGTTTTAAAGATTTTTAATAAGTATTTGAACCAAAACAGTCTAAGTATTGAGCTAGAACAGATTTTTGAGGAGAATAAGTTTTGGAGTGTAGCCAATAAATATCAAGGGCGGATAAAACTGATTGATTTTGAAATCATTAAACCCAATATGTCGAGGATTTCACAATCCATTAAAGCTACCTTAAAGCCCTTGATTCAAAATACTAATAGCCATAAAACGCACGTAAAACTTTCCGCACCTGAACAGGGAGTACTAGAAAATATTGATAAAGAGAATAAGCAAGTTGAGGGATTGGTGAGCTATTCTAGTGAAGGTGGTGGCAACATCACCATGAAGGTATTAGGCTTAAAAAGTAGAATCAAAACAAAGAATATGGCTAAAACCAAAAAAATCAATGAACTCCAACTTAAAGGCTCACCAGAACAAATCATCAAGGTTTGGAAAGATATTGTAGAATAGAGAATGTTAGACCAAATAAAAGATATTGCCCTATACCTAGTCTTAGGTCTGATAATAAATCTGCTATCGTTTTTCTTAGCTAATGACTATCTAGTTAATTATCTCTTAGACAATCTTATAACCATTCAATTAACTCTTTTAGCTATCAATACTGCTACCTCTGGTTTGGTAGTGTCCAAAATGCAAGATATTAAAAAAGAAAACCCTCATCTGGACTTAAAACCTATTTCTAAATCACTTCTGGATTCATTGAAAGAGCAAATTATTTTGATAATCGTTGCAATCGCCTTACTAATAATTATTGACAGCCAAATAACCGAAAAACTAGAGTACACAAAATATTTTGACTTTGGTTTAGAGGTGTTTCTTATTGGTGTATTTATAAACTCTGTTCAGATTTTATGGGATACGGGAAAAGCAATTTTTGTTATGATTGATATGACCAATACGGATTAGTATTTCTTATTCCTTCTAGAGTTTTCATTGCGGTCAATTTGAGAGGAAATTTTCGCAACCGTTTGTTCACTCACAGTATTCCAATAGTCCTTTAACTGGGAAATTTGGCTAGTAGGTAAATTAGCAAGGTTGTTTAGGTAATCCTTATAAAAAATCCACGCTCTTTGATAATCTCTAGAGCAGTATTCATATCCAGAATTTTGAGAGTAATCGTAATCCTTAGCACACTTGTAAAATTTTTCAGCTTCAAAGTCTGCTTTGTTTTTCCAGTCAGAAAAAGTCCATTCAGATTTTTCTTTTCCATTGCTAAAAACCTCATCGTCATACATAGTCCTGTCAAAGTATTGTGCAACTAAAAACAGTCCACCAATCACAACGACCGCAATAAGTAATATGGATGTGCCTTTGCCTTTAGATTTTGATTTTTCAAATTTGGATTTTTCGTTCATCATATACTTATTGATGAAGTCATTTTCGTCTTGGGTATATTGATACTTATTTGCACCCACTTGTCTTTTTAAGCGCAAATATTCTTTGATTTTTATGATTTCTTCTTCGGTTAAAGCATCTATTTCACCTACTTCTGGTGCAGGATGAAGCTTGTAATTTTTACCATGTCCAAATTTTTGTATAAAATTCATTTAAAATCTTTTTTTCAAATTTAGACAATGGTTATTATAAATCATAACCCTGTGTAAAGATGTATTCCGCACTTTACAACGGTGAAAACTTCCGATAAAAACTATTTAGAAAAGGTAGGTGAGAATATTGCCAAATTAAGACGAGAAAAAGAAATGTCTCAAATGGATGTTTGTGCCATTATTGATATGGATAAACCTAATTTATCTGCGATTGAAAATGGAAGACAAAATGCAACCATACTAACTTTAAAAAAAATTGCTAACGCTCTTGAAGTGGATGTTAGCAATTTTTTTCTTTTTTCTGAATAGTAGAGTTTTTGGCTCTAAATGGTCACAAATTTTGATTCGTAATAAAACGAAGCGAGTAATCTTTCCGTATTGTCTGAAATAAGATTTTGCCCAATTATTTGTTCAGTTCCCTCAACACCTTCATAAGTATATATATAAGACCCTAATTCCGCTTTAGTCATATTGGTATATTTGCTAAAGTCATAACCACACTTAATCTTGTCCTCAGCTTTTTTAAATTCTTCCCACATCTCTTTATCAGAATCTGGTAGTTGGCTACTTGAATAGAGAGTTACGAATAGTTGTAACAGGTGGGTAGCACGTTCATCTAAGTCCTCTTGACTAATATTAAAATTGTACCTTTTTAGAACATCTTTTGGGTTTAGGTTTTCTAGTCTCGTATTCCCATTAATAAATTGACCCCAAAGGAATTTCTTTAGGTCATTATCCATTTTCTTTTGTGTCATCATATAGTTTATATTTTAGATTAAGTTCTTTTGAATGATTGCGATATCGTCTGGCTCTATGCCATATAAATCATATATTAATTTGTCTAACTGGTTTTCTAGATTTTT
This region of Croceibacter atlanticus HTCC2559 genomic DNA includes:
- a CDS encoding recombinase family protein; its protein translation is MKARYNRISTANQNIERQLAKQAKGEIIYNDVISGSVLFTTRPKGQELTEDIKSGKITYVSVSSIDRLGRNLIDILQTVQFFTDNGVNLMVDNLGITSLVDGKPNSTFNLIISVMGNVAQMERETLLERQREGIAIAKAKGTYKGRVRGSVEAKEEFLSKYPNVIKSLKKGNSLRDTAKIAECSLGTVQKVKAILAV
- a CDS encoding helix-turn-helix domain-containing protein, translating into MKTSDKNYLEKVGENIAKLRREKEMSQMDVCAIIDMDKPNLSAIENGRQNATILTLKKIANALEVDVSNFFLFSE